gttttatatccaacttttgaTCCTTTGAGGTAGTGTTGAGTATTTTCATGTTGGAAAATGATTATATGGATAAATTGGTTGATTTCGACGATCCATGGAAGAAACGAGAAAAAGGTTCGGTTGGAATCAAGTGAAAGACaaagaaaacgaaatctgggGCTTGTAAAGCCCGTTACCTCTGTCACACCCGTTACATGTGTCTCCACTGTAATGGGTTGCATAACTGCCGTGAGGATTTCTGAAGCATGTAACGCCCGTTACATATGTAACGGCCGTTAAGGACGATTTCTGCAATTAATGTTAAATCAAGTAATTAGGACACGTAACCGTAGCGTTACACAGGCGTTTCATATATATACCTGATTAGGGTTCAGTTTAATGGACGAATTTTgataggatttttcatagttttCTCATAGCTTCTATTGATTAAGGATAAACAAGCTGTTAGGGTTTTCAACTTTGAAGCTTTGGATTACAATAATTGTTGCTACCGGATTCTTTACAAATTATcgatataatatgatttcttttatatttgtttgttcttgtcttttaaatatgaaaggcTAAATCTCtttgcacccgcttgggtagtgagCATGTCATATGGTCGATTTAATGTTACTTGCAATTGGTGAACAAGATTTTTAGGTTTAATCAAAGATCCgcatttatttgagtttaaatattgtttttctcttttatatttattgattgataattgtaattaaaagttcggGAGAATTCTATGTCATtctcaattgatttatgaaacggttaatcgatctttaattaacttaaagtcgttggagttcgggagaaactAGCGATACggattttaaacaaataaattcattttgagtgtGTGAATGCTTAtaatagagggatctgattagacgaataagcagttcgggaaaaagcttttaaagattaaatcataaaattaacTTAGCttcttaatgcttaattgttttaAGTAGAAATTATTTGCAGGAGCAATAATTATACTTCGAgtagttaaagtttcaagtataacagGAGTTCATCTTGACTACCTTTTAAGTCGTTTAataaatgcaagtaatgtttagacccgatgattagcatgtgagctgatccaaatAAGTGTCCTTTTAATTATTACTGTCATAAAATCATTTTCACTATCGTTTGAGGAAGATCCCTGCCCCGGTCATACCGGATTTCTTTTCGATTAATCTTTCGAGATTACTAATTATTACTAAAttttgcaaagtggcaattcggccacaaaacccccctctTTTCCGAGTTACTTTATTTCAACAATTACttacaaagtccttgtgttcgacctcggtttaccaagtcaactatattgcatacaaTCGGGTATACTGCCtgcaagtgtgtagtagacaATAGGTAGGTATTTcgtgattataaattttaaaactcgAAATTACACATCACAAATATCTACATAACTTAGTTAAATGACAAATTACAACCAATAAGTTTCCACTCTAAAGAATCAACCAAAGTTGATCTCATCCAGTATGAGGTGTGTATATGAACAATGAAACTTGTGTAAAGTTAATTTACCATATTGTGTCTTATTCAATACACTGCTTCCATTGTTGTTCAATTATAACACGTATTGATCTTCTATTGGCTTTTTAGATGAAATATTTGATCGTGACATTCTGGTATGAGTGGTCCCCATTGTATCATCACGTTTATTCCTCAAACCTATAAGAGTATGGACATACATAAATATGACAAAACCACCATTCTTTAATACTATGATTATGCATAGTCACATCAGTCATTGTTATTTTTTTCCAATCCAAGGTCAACAGTTGTAATGACCCATGGTcaatatctcgttgtctaggtTCTGTGTAAAGAttcaccattatatggtgaGATTTCCCTAATATgttccaaaaaaataataatatatttatatcgtAATCCTATTGGTATATATAGGTAGTTGATAAAAATCTgcggtaaaaaaaaattaaaataaaatatgcaaAATGGGTAGGGATTCTCTCAATTTATCCCTATATTGGAGgataaaattaaagattatTAATAATTGAAGTTTGATTTTTTGGGAAATTATCTAACCTTTATTTAAAGGGATCAGTTTAGGGCTGTCAATCTCGACCTAACCCgaaaaaaaatcaggttaggattgtgaaatctcgacccattaacccgtcaacccactaacctgatttttttccggttgggtttgggttgacCTATTGGGTTAACAGGTCGACCCGTCAACTTGAAAAgaatttaactttatataaatttttaataggtCAACCCATCAACCTATTTGACTTGCCAACTAATGACCTATTTGACCTGAAATTTACCCACCAACCCACAACCCATATGACCTAATTAACCTGATATCAACCCGTTAACCCGCCAATccaccaacccatttgacccgttaaaACGAAACTCGACTCGTCAACCCGCCAACTCGATTTTCTTCAGGTTGGTAggttgggttcgggttgacAGATCATGGGTCAGGTTTaaaatttctgacctgaaatTTTTAATGGGTTTGGTTAGAGTCAAAGATTTTCGATCCGCCAACATGCGAGCCTGAACCCGTCAACCCGAACCCAATGAAAGCCGATCACTATTCTCTACTCATGCAAAATTCATGGAGCATTAAGCTAATTTTGTGGGCCATTAATGCATATTGTTCAAATTACGAGTACTAGTTTATAAAATAACAGAAATACTAAAAATTCGTTATTTTATATCTCTATGTATCTGTATCCATATTTATATAGAACCTTCGCGAGTCGCTGTGTTGTTCGACTGTTATCCCTCTCCTAATTATTCTTCAGGTGATgatcatttttttcttattgtttCTTATTATacgtatgtatatgtataaaatcctgtttatatttatttaatttattcacCTAGTTGATTTTCATCATTTTAATTGCACGATAATCATTAAATTAGGGCTTTTGTAATAGTTAATTAGCATCTTACGAATTGTTATTTTTTCATGATTTTAATCTTtgttctttaataaatctttgaaaTTCTGTGATCAAAGTTAGGgtgttgttatatattattttttattgtatgctTATGTCTGGATTGGGTACAGTTcttttatataagtatatatataacaattatcatATGCTTATGTCGGGattgttgttttatatatatatatatatatgggggaagagaatatgaggctgttaggcacccaaaTTGGGTGAAaaccctcacatacctttttttagaaggtaaaaatcatgggggacatgtattaatttaaaatattaaaatattagtatgtgaggggtttttcatccaacttgggtgcataacagcctcatactcatttttccctatatatatatatattagcagtTGTTGTGTGGGTGGATGTTTAACATGAGCTCTTATTGTATTGTAGCATTCAATCGATACAGAAAGCATGGGTCGCTTAGACCGTACTATCTATGTCGGTAATCTTCCTGGCGATATTCGTGAAAGAGAAGTTGAAGATTTATTCTACAAGGTTTCCTTTTCTATATCCGTATCGTGTTTTCAGTTTTATAGTTCTTAtactttataaattatatatatgatatgtatatatgcttttgttttttacttgcAGTATGGACCAATTGTTGAGATTGACATAAAAGTTCCGCCTAGGCCTCCTGGTTTTGCATTTGTAGAGGTAAAAGCACATTTGTGTTTTGTCGTTTAGCTTCAACTGGGTCGTAAGTCGGATTTTGTGAAAGATATATTATAATTGCCTTGTTTAATGATAAGTTTGTTGGGTTTGTTTCAGTTTGAAGATGCTCGTGATGCTGATGATGCCATACGTGGACGGGATGGCTATAAGTTTGATGGTCAACGGTTACGAGTTAGTGAATGGAGCccatcttgtttgtttttttggtgAAGTGTTATCATTGTGTGTTTTGTTCATTGCTTTCTTTTGTGTTTATCTGCAGGTTGAACTTGCACATGGTGGACGGGTTTCATCTTCTGTGGACCGACACAGTAGCTACAGCAGTGGAGGTAGTCGTGCTGGAGTATCTAGGCGATCCGAATACCGCGGTTTGTTCGTTCTCTTGCTTTATCTGCTAATACCTTTATCTTTCTCTGTACATATCCATGATAAATTTAGTTCACTCTTTCAGTAagtacttttgttttcttttcagtTTATGTTACTGGATTACCTTCATCTGCTTCATGGCAAGATTTGAAGGTCAGTTCATTCTATCTAATTTAAGCTTCACAAAGTAGAATGATGGACAAAAATACAGCCATTTATGCTACTCTCTAATTAGTCAAGTGGCTCGATTTTCTGTACGCTTAGCGCAATGCCGCAATTTCATTGCCTCAATAAATTATATTGCTTTCAAATTTGGCTTTAGCTTTTCTGACTGCACTACTCTTTGTCCATTATTAGGATCACATGCGTCGAGCTGGTGATGTTTGTTTCTCTGAAGTTTTTCGTGATCGCAATGGTAAGCTGTACATACCATGCCTTCAAATCTACTGAAGAATTTGTAATTGTAATACATTAACAATTTAATACCAACTATTGAGTGTATTGATATTACATTTACAATTGTAATGTATGTACTCAAACATATGTTCCTTCATGTTTATATTGCTTAACCAACACTGGTTCCTAGGCTGCCTTTAGATGAAAACTGTATGTGTTTGTTCATTATTCTTTTTAGGTTTGGTATTTTATCTCAACTGTTTCGCTTATGGATTTGCATATCTTTGGTCATCCAACAATTACTGATGATGCGGATTTTTTTCTTTCCAGGCATGAGAGGGGTTGTGGACTATACAAACTATGATGATATGAAATATGCGGTCAGTTCCAACAATAGTTTTACAATCATATACTGACATAgtgttctctctctctctaccaCTTTGAGGGTGGTGTTATATGGTTCATCTTGTGTAAATGTAACTCTGATTATTTAAATGACATCTGTTGTTTGTTGTAGATAAGGAAGCTTGATGACTCGCTTTTCCGTAACCAATTTTCCAAAGGCTACATACGGGTATGTCATAAACAGTAATTTGATTAGTGGGTTGGAAGCACATTTCAAAAGTGTTGATGGGTGTCTAATTATCATAAATAGATATACCATTGTGATAGAGCAGGCTGTAGGAGATGCTCCTCAGTTTTGCTGCATGAAGTATTAGTTGCTTGAATGTTTGGAAAATTTTGATTATCTAAGAAGTTAACTCATAATATGACCATATAGGTTTCCCAGGCTTGCGTGGTTCGTGCaccgcatactgcccaattggatgtcactgtggtgtctcgaatgctaaccgctaattactaactactaactcgctgttcaaaaaaaaaaaaataataaaaaaatataggtTATCATTTATGTTAGAACTTATAAAGGATACAAGCGATGTGGTAGTAGATAAGAAATTGCAGTTCACTTTAACAATTGATGGTGTTGTAGTTACTTCTGAACTGATTTCCGAAAAAACATTACTTGATGCTTAAATTAATAGATGATCAGAAGCATTAATCTGagcattaaaaataataaatactgATTATTATGATGTCGATTCATAAAAATCAGATTATCAGCTACAAAAGGCAAATCCAATGACCCATGTAAATGCTATCATTTATTATCCTTGATGATTTGTCCGCAATAGGTGCAGGAGTATGATCGAAGAGACAGCTACTCTAGGAGCAGAAGTCGAAGTCCATGTCATTCAAGAAGCAGTAGTGCAAGTCGCAGCAATAGCTATGATAGTAGAAGAAGCAGGAGCAGGAGGTGTGTGCTGATATCCATGTATTTTACTATGTTTGCAGTTATTTATGACAACTAAATAACCAAACATTCTTATGCAGTTATTCTCCTAGGGGAAATTCTCGCAGGTCTCGATCTAGATCGATTTCTTCTCAGCCGCGTTCCGAGTCGTCTTCTCCCCCTATTTCAAGGTACATAATTTAAGAAACATGTTCAATATTTAGTTATACAAGTAATAAACAATGGGTGCCTCTGGTCTATCGAGTAGATATGGGTATAGGTTAAGTATGCGTATGTGGAGTAACACTTTTTTTCACTGTCAATCAAGAGGTCTTTCATTAAGAGTTAATGGTACGAGATTAATCTCGGGTCCTGACAAACACTCTTCtttgttaattttattactgTAATTTTCTACTTATGCGCAGTAATATAATCTTTGCACTGTGATAAAAGGTCGATGGGGGTTTCATTGTGGATAGATATTAAAAGGGTGCCCTTGGTTTTGCACCTGTTTCTTTTTTAGATGTGGACTCTACGGCTTGGTAGGGACTTGATGGGGAATAGGCGCAAAGTTGGCTGTGTGGGATTGCATGTTAGGGGCATGACTGGATATATAGAGGTACAGGTAACACAATGGGTTTGACGGTAGCATCAGTGGCAAACGATGGTAACTAACTTTTATATACCAAACTTGATAAAACTAGCTAGATATTGAAATGGATTAAAAGTGGATTACTAGTGCAAGTTGTGTGAGTGTCACCACTTGTTGGTGATACAAGGAAGTTTAAAATAGACTTTGATTTTTAGGTTGATAGTTTATGTTTGTTTGCTGTTTATTGTTATTATGCAAGTTCGAAGGCGAAGGCTATTGTAGTAAGTTTACTAATGTAATTTCGTACCGATACGGCTGAATACCCACCTGTTGGAACACCTCTAGTAGCGTAGGAATTATTTTGCTGATGGTGAAAGGTCCCAAAGCTTTGTAAGCATTTGGAACCAATATGGAAATATTGTTGATGTTTTGGATTTTAGATTTGGGGCTAATGAATTggtttctttctttgttttgtatttttatggaACTTTTTGCAGATCTCATTCAAGGTCTCCTACACCGCCACCATCTGTAAGTTTTGAAACACATTACTTGTACTGAGAGCTGTTGACGGATCCCATTCTTTTATGATAACAATTTTATCGCTGAATATGCTTATTTGGCAGTCTCATCGCCGCAATCGAGCTAGGAGCCTCAGTCGGAGCATTTCTCGTTCTCGTTCACCATAGGTatgtttagtttataaaaatggttaaaaagttttattagaAAAAGGTTGCAAGATGGGCGGGTGTGAATTGAATCTGGGTTATTCTGGTATGTCTTGGATTGAGTTGACCTCCAATACTTTTGGTGTCAAATCCTACAAAATAATCAATGCATCAACTCTAATTCCTTTTGATAAGATGTTTAAAGAGGGGAATGTGTTATTTGAAAACAAACcttattttaaaacaaataataaagaaTGACAGTTCGTTGGTTTTGAGGTGTGAACAAAAGTGACGCACCTCGCCCAGAATTTGCCATGTGCCAgcatttaccttttttatttatttatttatttttcattagaAACTTTGGGTGTTTTCTAGCCTTTTGACTTGTCTGGTCCTGTGGAACTTTTGGAcataaaacacaacccaaacAAGTATAACTCTCCCTTTGATTTTTGCATTATAACAGGTGAGAGCTGATTAAAATCGCAACTGCTGGACTGGAACTGTGCTTGTGTTACAGACCACACATGAAAGTAGTGTCTTTTCTTCTATCTATTTGTCCTTGTTACACAGAAACGATTTGTATTGTGTGGCTATATATGTTTGTCCCCTGCAAAGGAGGAACGTATTTAACTAATTGTGAACTTGGAGATTATGATTGAACTATATCTTTAAGTGATACTATCATAGGTTATGATTTGAGTTAGTTAACTTTTGTTGTGTTCCTGTATGCCTTCTTAAAATGATACTATAGTTTTTATTAGTAAATGTGTTAGATGAGGCACATAACTTCACTTAATTCAGATACAGTCATACGGTATCGGAAATTTCCCCAAAAAGTTAACGGACAGGGATTCTTTTACGCCTACCAGTTTTTAGTTTTCACCTGGGTAGCAACATTGATATTTTTGTGGCTGTTTCCTGGACATTTTTTTGTGTGGTCTTGCTTTAGGTGTATGAGATAACGGTTAGATGTATATTTTTGTGGCTGTTTCCTGGACATTTTTTTGTGGGTATTTAACGCTAATATTTTACAAGTGAAGTTTGAGCCAAGTTTTCTATGAGATAACGGTTAGATGTATAATGATTTCTCACATTTCTGTTAAAATGTCTAACTTTAGGTATGGTAAATACCTATTCTATGTTGCTGttgaatttctttttataaatattaagtaTACATGTTTTTGAGAAATCAATCATTTAAAAGCTAAACCACATAATTTGTTTAGGAAATGATTTGTACCCACAGATGATACGGATTTGATCAGGATACTTCCAAATTACGAAATCATTGGTATAGGTAATCAAACGGAAATCATCATAATCAAATTGAGCCGTATTAATTATGATTGGAGGTCGTGGCAACGAGCCGAAACCCATCAAACTAATTTGCTAAACACATGTTCCAAGATTTTTTTTGCTAAACACATACGAGTACATAACATGCTATACTTCAATAGTTCAACCTATGCTTAGTTTTCGGAAATATTAGTCAACAATTTAttcatttttctaatttatagtacatttttttatttctaaagcCGGTTTAGACAATACTCGTATATAGAAGTGATCAAAGACTTTGAGTGTGAAGTCAAATTTGCATTTGAAACATGCAGGacaaattacacttttttaaagataaaaagaaaattggtTGACCACATAACTAAGGTATTTGATGGTAAAAAATTTGGATTTCCTACCTTACCATTTCAGGTTAACTAGACGAATGTCCGCGCGATGTGACAACGATGGTAGTATTGACGACGGTGTGACGATAGCatgcggcggtggcggtggtgttGTAGTTGATGTAAGAGGGGTTAATGGGTTATTTATGGGTTATAGGATCTATGTTGtaagttattttattaaatgtatcataggtaaataggtgaagactagattttagacccgtgtccaacactggacacggggtttacgatattatcaatattagatattcatatattaagtcataaaagcttataattttgaagatatagcGTTCTAAGTGTTGTACTTTgaaagttgtaatacaataatcatatgttcgtcactgtcattattagttgagacatattgatggaattgtttgttaTATTcgttccacaaggcacatgttataataatttctctattatataactttttaaaaccagttgtactcataatatgaattattatgaaaaataattaagaattaaaatataaacataattttgatcctgtatttgacattcaagtatatgtatttgatcatgatgcgtacccataacacgcataggtttattttcaatcacatgtcctatgataGTTCATACTCTTTGTtaacaattaggattcttgatttgagtgacaattgtaactttaaacattaatacacaaacctaatatataaaaaagagaaaattatgtaccttttttattgagatatataatgaatcttgaatgaaaatcatattgattttgatttaatatcCAAGTAaccttttgttgtaaatcgtgatttgttctgtgatcgtttcatgttttgtgattcctattgtgtttaggataaagATGTTGTATATTGTCATCTGCTATTATGTTtgagatatgtatctagagttcaaattgtgtttatattaaattaatatatttataacttataaaaatctaatctaatatttgttaataagtcattatgttttgaaataaatttttgtagacaatattttaatatattgaaatttttttaactaattaaatgattgtaaactttaaaaaattctttcaaGTTGATAGCTAAAAGtagatataaattaagtattcagggctaaaaagtgtaaattattgctggaaaacaaaaaagtgtaaattaatgagatttatactacaatataatataagtactaatataataatatatttagataatgattattaggattttaatttatagttaatctaaatattaACATAagtgaaagtcaatttgatgaaattgagcgatttgattggttaaaaagtcattagttcaactgtcttatagtatatataaagatatttaaattaatgaataaagaagattagtaatatgataattttaaaatcttaattacttacGGGGTAGTTtgctttatctatattttatattttaaaaaaatagctCCTTATTAATGGAAAAGTTAGAACTTGTGTAAAATTTTTCACGTATCACCccttaaaaagtatttatatacaCTACACACTTAACATTAGTAATTAAATTACAGTAtgaattatttatcttttaaaatatacacattaaccctttaaatcaattactttttacACCACTCAATACCGCATCCGCCACTAACAATcgctccaccaccacaccgtcgccgtgaCGACTAgcgccacattgcgcgggtaccatgctagtatattTTAGGTTAATAGAAACTTCCAAATTGTATTTCCAAAATGTTGTTGCATCAAATTCTCCTGAAAGAGtcctaaacaaagaaaaagtagagtggATAAATTATATCTTGTGATCTCATGTATGAGGATGGTGATTTACCGGACATGAGTTTTATACCGGTGTGCGCTTTAGACACCAAAATGGTGCATGAGAAAagagggttcccacccatttacccttttctttttaattagcGTGACCATTCATTTTCTAATATAATGAAGATAATAAGTGGGGATGTTGGTTATTGACGGCATGCCCTACTCACGTACAACTGAATAGCTAGACTCATTCCAACAATTAAGTTTGAGTTGTAATGTATTCGAATATAGATGTAAGGCGTGGTTCTCAAGTTCTGAGAGGAGACTCGAGATATCAAAACCAATGGCTTAGCTCGATTTTCTTCGGGTAGCCTGAACATAATTTATCCTTTTCTTCTCCGTGGGTGCATCGATCTGCATATGTAGTTGGTGATGGTTGAGAAGGGCAGAGCAAGGAATTCTTAGTTATGTAAAGTGTGgtcaatttatttaaaatcaacAAAGGTTAACTAAGTAATAAATTTAGTCGATCACGTACTGGGTCGTTCGTGCCAGTTTGATATAAGTACGAGACTTCGGTGTAGTAGTAGAACTTACAAGATGTGGCCGTGGACAAATTTTGAAGATTAACAATATGCATTATGCATCAAATTCTAAAAGGTGCTTTCGTATAGTATGTTTTAAAGTCTAAACTTTTGCTtgatatctatctatctatcatgACATAtagttaaatatttttattttagatggATAAGTAAAGAGAAACATTTTGcttgatatctatatatttatattttaaagacAGGCGTTATACTACTCTCACCATCTAAAGGTGAGGGCCTTCTCAGATCAGTCTAATCGGTTGTCATAAATAACCGGATCGACCCCGTTACATCTACCGAGTAGGCATACAGGGGAAAACTACAGTAGAATGCCCGGCCCCCACACACCTTAAATGGTTTAATTTGGGTCCTTATCTTTAGATCCCGCCTACAGTTTAAAACATGGTGACTCAACCGGCTGAGTTGGTATTATAGTCAGTTTGACATCTATATCATAAATCACAATTAATCAACT
The sequence above is drawn from the Erigeron canadensis isolate Cc75 chromosome 4, C_canadensis_v1, whole genome shotgun sequence genome and encodes:
- the LOC122595734 gene encoding serine/arginine-rich splicing factor SR30-like, whose protein sequence is MGRLDRTIYVGNLPGDIREREVEDLFYKYGPIVEIDIKVPPRPPGFAFVEFEDARDADDAIRGRDGYKFDGQRLRVELAHGGRVSSSVDRHSSYSSGGSRAGVSRRSEYRVYVTGLPSSASWQDLKDHMRRAGDVCFSEVFRDRNGMRGVVDYTNYDDMKYAIRKLDDSLFRNQFSKGYIRVQEYDRRDSYSRSRSRSPCHSRSSSASRSNSYDSRRSRSRSYSPRGNSRRSRSRSISSQPRSESSSPPISRSHSRSPTPPPSSHRRNRARSLSRSISRSRSP